CACGCCGGACGAGGTCAAGGCGCGCTTTTCGGTGCCGCTGCCGGAGATGGTTCGCGGCAGCTCCGGCTCGCTATTCCGCATCCTGCGATATCCGCCGCTGACGGGCGAGGAGGACGCGGACGCGGTTCGGGCCCATGCGCACGAGGACATCAATCTCTTGACCATCCTACCCTCTGCGAACGAGCGTGGGCTGCAATTGGTGAACGCCAACGGCGAATGGGTCGACGTGCCGTTCGATTTCGGAACGCTGGTGATCAACACCGGCGACATGCTTCAGGAAGCGTCCGGTGGCTATTACCGCTCGACGACTCACCGGGTCGTCAATCCGACGGGCGACGCTGCGAAGCGCTCGCGCATCTCGATCCCGATGTTCCAGCAGCCGCGACCCGACGTCGTTCTTTCTGAACGCCATACGGCGGGCAGCTATCTGGCCGAAAGGCTGGCGGAATTGTCGCGGAACAACAAGTAGCCACCAGATCCAGCAACGCTTCCTGCGCCTAAGACCTGCGCGCCACAAGTCCCTTCATGATGCCGACGTGAACCAGATCTTCGGCGGGAACGAGCAGCAGCTCGTCCGGTCCATATTCGTCGGCCTCTTCCAACAGCTCTTCGGAGAGGCCCTTGGCCAGCAGGAAGTCGCGATAGCGCAGCCTCGCCTGCTCGGCCGCATAGATACTGGTCTCGGACTGGTCATCCGTCAGCGCGTAGATCGCATGGAGGCCGAGGTTCAGCCCTTCCTCGGCATAGGCTTCGGGGGAGGCGACCGCGAGGATGATGCAGGCGCTCGCACATGTCTCCCGGACGATCACGGTAAGGCCACGTTGGCGAATGATATCCGCGACGGCAAGCGCCTCGTCGACCAGGCCGCCATCGCTGGTGATCTCGATGGCGCGAAGAGGCCCCGACGCCTTCTCGACCTCAAGGATCGCGTCGGTGAGACCTGGGGTGATGTTGCCGCGGATGGCGAGGACGCCGGTAGCGGCTTCATACCGCAGTTCGAAAGGGTCCATGGCCGCAATGGCGCTAGCCTCGTCCAAGGCCAACGGCAGCCGACGGACACTTGCCCCTGCCCCGATTCCCTCGGAAATGAGCAACAGGACCGCGACGGCAAGCAGCGCGCCCGCCCCTGCGGGACGACCCATCCGCCGGAATAGCCGCGCGATCGTCAGCGTCGCAAAGATGGCAACAGCCAGCAACAGGGCGCGGCCCGCGACAAACGCGATCGGGCCTGCATGTGCGGCGTCGTACTCGACGTAGATCGCATCGAGCGACAAGCTCAGGAAGTTGAGCGACAAGTCGGCCAGAGCCGTGATCACGACAACGACGAAGAGGGCGAGCATTGCTATCGTCGACCGCACGCCGGTCGGTCGGATCGGCGTCTCCGGCGCTTCCGCGCTCGTCCGGTGGTCTGCATGCTCCTCGATCATCGGTGGCTCCGGAACCACGCCAGAGCGGCGACGTAGATGGCAATTGCCAGACAGATCGCGCAGACAAACATCGCATCTTGCAGAGCCCCGCTCGGCCGGGCGAGGACGACGATGCCGTATTCGTCCCAGCGCATGGTGCCGCGCTTCTTCACTCGCCGGAGCGCCAGTACGCCGCAGATTATGAACAGCAGCGGGATCGCAAGGCAGAGGCCGCGGAGATAGACATCAAGTTCTCGTTCGAGGGCTCGGATCGGGCCAATCGGCCGCAGATCCTCATCGCAGATCCGGATGCCGCAGAGCCATTTGCCGAGCGAGAAACCGCTCCATCCGATGATCAAGGCGCCGATCGGCACCGCGATCAAGGCCTGGGCCATTGCACCAAGAATCCACCCGCCTCTGCTATTCAAAAGGCCGACCAGCCTTTCGGCGGTGACTGGCAGGAACGAAAAGAGACCGTAGGACAGAAGGAAGATGCCGATATAACCGTGGATCTGCAAATCGATGTATCGGGCCACGAACCTTCGGGACGCAGAGCGATTGCCGCTGGTCCAGCCGCGATGCACCCGAATATTTGCCGGCGGTGAGACCTCTAATG
This window of the Kaistia algarum genome carries:
- a CDS encoding 2OG-Fe(II) oxygenase family protein, which codes for MTSVNEVVAGESGVISVDYRDPNAPALFAQSLRQSGFGVVRNHPIPQDLVEEIYAEWLAFFDSDDKFKYLVGEKHDGYFPPHQAETAKTGKKRDLKEYFHIYAWGRYPDEVSDAARRYSDLAGALASELLGWVQDNTPDEVKARFSVPLPEMVRGSSGSLFRILRYPPLTGEEDADAVRAHAHEDINLLTILPSANERGLQLVNANGEWVDVPFDFGTLVINTGDMLQEASGGYYRSTTHRVVNPTGDAAKRSRISIPMFQQPRPDVVLSERHTAGSYLAERLAELSRNNK
- a CDS encoding RDD family protein; amino-acid sequence: MTDGDWYFDNRGSVAGPMNFPQLRRMALTFSIDADTMVWRDGEPERRRLRDVIGELASNPPPAALEVSPPANIRVHRGWTSGNRSASRRFVARYIDLQIHGYIGIFLLSYGLFSFLPVTAERLVGLLNSRGGWILGAMAQALIAVPIGALIIGWSGFSLGKWLCGIRICDEDLRPIGPIRALERELDVYLRGLCLAIPLLFIICGVLALRRVKKRGTMRWDEYGIVVLARPSGALQDAMFVCAICLAIAIYVAALAWFRSHR